One segment of Variovorax sp. V93 DNA contains the following:
- a CDS encoding biotin-dependent carboxyltransferase family protein, which yields MIEVLSSAALATVQDLGRTGSLRWGVGTSGAMDNLALAAGNLLLGNALDAAGIEVPVFPFKVRFGEDCAFALTGADCAARLDDQPLLPWWVHQARAGQVLTLGLPQGGAQRGSRAMLCLAGGVDVPEVLGSRSTQLRGAFGGHEGRALRRGDVLRAAGAGSACKTGFGLVPPALMLPLQQGGVAAVRVLPAAEYLGFEPASRAAFWAGEWKITSQSDRYGYRLEGEALRPIAPMELRSHGIVPGVIQVPHSGQPIIQMRDAQPSGGYPKFGTVIEADMWRLGQAPIGSRVRFIEASWDEAVAALDEVRAWLDKVARMVELHRGAPVSAGRH from the coding sequence ATGATCGAAGTACTTTCCTCGGCCGCGCTCGCCACCGTGCAGGACCTGGGGCGCACCGGCAGCCTGCGCTGGGGCGTCGGCACCTCGGGCGCCATGGACAACCTGGCGCTCGCGGCCGGCAACCTGCTGCTGGGCAATGCGCTCGATGCGGCCGGTATCGAAGTCCCGGTGTTTCCCTTCAAGGTGCGTTTCGGCGAGGACTGCGCCTTCGCGCTGACCGGCGCCGATTGCGCGGCGCGGCTGGACGACCAGCCGCTGCTGCCGTGGTGGGTGCACCAGGCGCGGGCCGGGCAGGTGCTGACGCTGGGCCTGCCGCAAGGCGGCGCGCAGCGCGGCAGCCGCGCCATGCTGTGCCTGGCCGGCGGGGTCGACGTGCCCGAGGTGCTGGGCTCGCGCAGCACGCAGCTGCGCGGCGCCTTCGGTGGCCACGAAGGGCGTGCGCTGCGCCGGGGCGACGTGCTGCGCGCCGCCGGTGCGGGTTCTGCGTGCAAGACCGGCTTCGGCCTCGTGCCGCCCGCGCTCATGCTGCCGCTGCAGCAGGGCGGCGTCGCGGCGGTGCGCGTGCTGCCGGCGGCGGAGTACTTGGGGTTCGAACCGGCATCGCGCGCCGCCTTCTGGGCCGGCGAATGGAAGATCACCTCCCAGAGCGACCGCTACGGCTACCGCCTCGAAGGCGAGGCGCTGCGCCCCATCGCGCCGATGGAGCTGCGCTCGCACGGCATCGTGCCCGGCGTGATCCAGGTGCCGCACAGCGGGCAGCCGATCATCCAGATGCGCGATGCCCAGCCCTCGGGCGGCTACCCCAAGTTCGGCACGGTGATCGAGGCCGACATGTGGCGCCTCGGCCAGGCGCCGATCGGCAGCCGCGTGCGTTTCATCGAAGCCAGCTGGGACGAGGCCGTGGCCGCCCTCGACGAAGTCCGCGCGTGGCTCGACAAGGTGGCGCGCATGGTGGAACTGCACCGCGGCGCGCCTGTGTCCGCGGGAAGGCACTGA
- a CDS encoding acetyl-CoA carboxylase biotin carboxyl carrier protein subunit produces the protein MQDTALRTSQLAAWLAGTGIGLLELRTPQGTLRLGRQGNDIVELPAEVTEAETELVSVHAPSVGVFLHSHPLAAAPLVRIGQRVDAGQAVGLLKIGPLLLPVTAPQAGIVGGIHVADGLAVGYGAPLVDLHPL, from the coding sequence ATGCAGGACACCGCACTGCGTACCTCACAGCTGGCCGCCTGGCTGGCCGGCACCGGCATCGGCTTGCTCGAGCTGCGCACGCCGCAGGGCACGCTGCGCCTTGGCCGGCAGGGCAACGACATTGTGGAACTTCCCGCCGAGGTGACCGAGGCCGAGACCGAGCTCGTGTCCGTCCACGCCCCCTCGGTCGGCGTGTTCCTGCACAGCCATCCGCTGGCCGCCGCGCCGCTGGTGCGCATCGGCCAGCGCGTGGACGCCGGCCAGGCCGTCGGCCTGCTGAAGATCGGCCCGCTGCTGCTGCCCGTGACCGCGCCGCAGGCCGGCATCGTCGGCGGTATCCACGTGGCCGACGGCCTCGCGGTCGGCTACGGCGCGCCGCTGGTCGACCTGCACCCCCTCTGA
- the pxpB gene encoding 5-oxoprolinase subunit PxpB, whose translation MIAQRPSISLLGTTALIFEAPGEMNLTSQQRIWALAHETQAWPEIREAVPGMNNLMLTFLRPPRGLGALAALEARLRDAWEAAVALPREGRVVELPVVYGGAGGPHIADVVAHTGLSVEQIVELHSAPLYPVYALGSHPGYCYLGGMDARIATPRRKVPVLSIPGGAVSIGGAQTGVSASAGPSGWNTIGSTSMCFFDPAQDPPAALQPGDMIRFRVEGIVR comes from the coding sequence GTGATCGCGCAACGGCCATCGATCAGCCTGCTGGGCACGACCGCGCTGATCTTCGAAGCGCCGGGCGAGATGAACCTGACCTCGCAGCAGCGCATCTGGGCGCTGGCGCACGAGACCCAGGCCTGGCCGGAGATTCGCGAAGCCGTGCCGGGCATGAACAACCTGATGCTGACCTTCCTGCGCCCGCCGCGCGGCCTCGGTGCGCTCGCAGCCCTGGAGGCGCGCCTGCGCGATGCGTGGGAGGCGGCTGTCGCGCTGCCGCGGGAAGGCCGGGTGGTCGAGCTGCCCGTGGTCTATGGCGGCGCGGGCGGCCCGCACATAGCCGACGTGGTGGCGCACACCGGCCTGAGCGTCGAGCAGATCGTCGAGCTGCACAGCGCGCCGCTCTATCCGGTGTACGCGCTCGGCAGCCATCCGGGCTACTGCTACCTGGGCGGCATGGACGCGCGCATCGCCACGCCGCGCCGCAAGGTGCCGGTGCTGAGCATTCCGGGCGGCGCGGTGTCGATCGGCGGTGCGCAGACCGGCGTGTCGGCCTCGGCCGGGCCCAGCGGCTGGAACACCATCGGCAGCACCTCGATGTGCTTCTTCGATCCCGCGCAGGACCCGCCCGCGGCGCTGCAGCCGGGCGACATGATCCGTTTTCGCGTGGAGGGCATCGTCCGATGA